CTATTCGAATTCAACAATTAAAGGTTCTTCCTCTTTTTTATCTATAAATCTAGTACATTTACTCTCAAAAGAGACTTTTGCTGTTCCTAATCTTCCATCTCTGTTTTTAAGTACTATAATCTCCGCATCTTCAATAGAATTCAAATTAAATTCATTGAAATCTTTTTTCTTATCTTTTTTATAATAAGAATCTCTATATAACCCAAGAACTATATCCGCATCTTCTTCTATATTTCCAGAATTCTTCAAATCACTTAAAATTGGTCTCTTATTATCCCTTGATTCAAGACTTCTATTTAATTGTTGTAGTAAAAATACTCTTATATTATAATCTCTTGCTATTTTTTTCAACATTGCAGAAATTTGCCCTATTTCTATATCTTCTCTTGTTTTACCTAATAATTGAATTTTCCCCGTATGATCAACAAAAACATTTTTAATATTTGGATTTTTTCTTAAAACTGTTTTTATTCTATTTTGTAACTCTGTCAAAGTGGGATAAGATTTATCATGAATTATTAAATTTGAAGATGTGAAAAATTCTATGCTTTCTTTAAATCTATTTTTATTTCTAACTAAACCTTTTTTTAAATCACTTAAGCCCTCTTCTGATTTAGCAGCGATTAATCTTGTCATAATCTTTTTTGCAGGCATTTCTAACGATTCAATTAAAACGCCATTTTTATCCATTAATGCTTGTATGGTTATAGCTGATATTAGACTTGTTTTCCCTATAGAAGGTCTTGCGGCTATAACTATTAAATCTCCATCTTCAAAGGCTCCTATAATTCCATCAAGAGCTTTTAATCCAGAAGATTGTCCTAAAATTTTACTTCCTTTGTTAAGTGCATCTTCCATATCTTTTATTACTTGAGAAATCAATTCATCGGTAGAAATTGCATTTGTAATAGTTTTATTCTCTATTATTTCAATATCTTTTTGTACTTGAAATAAAATATCCTCACTTTTACTATTTTCTGAGATATATCTAGGAATTTTCTTTGATAATTCTTGGATTTTTCTTACTTTTGAATCTTCTTTTATCTCTATACAATAAGCTTCTATATTTGTTATTGGATTAGCAGATAAAATATTAATCAGTATTTCATCGCTTATTTCTTTGTTATTTAATCTTTTTCTAATAAAATCTTCATCAATAGGCATATCTTCTTTCAATAATTCAAGCATAACTTTATAAATTTCTTGATGAGCGATTAAATAAAAATCCTCTGCTTCTAAGATTGTTGATACATAATATATTTCATCAGGATTAAATATGATAGAACTTAAAACTAACCTTTCTATACTCAATGAATGACTTAAATCCAATTTATAAACCTTTAATTAATTTTATTCGTTTCAAAACGAGTAATTACTCTTTTACTTTACTATTTTCTCTAACAAACAGTTCTAATTGTTCAATTGTTAAAAGAGACTTTGATTTTTCTACATCTTGAAGTGGATCTTGTATATCTTGTATGTAAACTCTATATTTTAAATTACCACTATCATCTAACTCTTCTTTTATATCAGATATCATATATTTACAAATCTCTTTCTCTCCAAAAGAGTTATTTTTATTTATATATAATATTTTATTCATATAATCTGTTATAGGATTTTTTATAGTTACTTTTCCTACTAAATCTCTATTTTTATATAAATGTTTCCAAATAACTAAACTCTCTTCTTTCGTTATTACCTGATTGTTAGATTTCGTTACTAAATATCCTGTATCTTCTTGGATAGCTACTATTTCATCACTATCAAATCCAGGCATATTATTAGCCAAATCTTTACCTTGATATTGACTAATTACTTGATCTTTGAATTTCTTAAAATCTTTAACAGATAAAAGTCTTTGTATTTCATCTTGTTCTTTTCTTTCTTCTTCTACAAAATCATCTTTAAAAAGTATTTTCAATAATTCTTCTAAACCTGTAATATCATCTTTGATTATATTTGTAAAATTCTCAGTTGAAACTTCTTTTAAAACTATTAAATTATTATCTAAATCAACTTTTTCTAAAGTATGGAATTTATTTAAATATTCACACTCTTTTTTGATTAGATAGTCATACTTATTTTTACCTTGTATAACAGTTGATTCAAGTAGTAAATCACTTTTAATTCTTTTTACATGAAATATTATATATTCTACTTTTGGACCTACTCTTTCCTCAGAATAAGAAATAAACAAAGTATTTGAACATTCATTAATCTCTTCAATTATTACTTCAAGTACATCTGTTCTAAAATTTGTATATCTTGAATATTTATTTCTTAAATCTAATATCTCTTTAATTGTGTCTATTTTTAATTTTATTACATTTAACGATTGTGATTTTATATATTCATAAAACTTAATTGTATGTTTAAATTTAAAGTTTACAATATCTATTAAATCATACATAAAAAAGTTTTTCTTTAAATTTATTAGATACTCTCCCATATCGTCATTAAAATTTATTAAAATCTTTTTTGTATATTTCTCAAATTTAAAGTCATTTCTAATAAGCCCTACTTCTCTTATTGAATCACCTTCATCAAAAGTAATATAAATATTTGCAAGTCTTTTTAACGTCTTTCTTGTTTCATTATATAAATGTTTTTCGTTAATATTTAATGCTTTTATCTCATCTGTAGTAATTTCGTAAAAATCTTTAAATAAAGAATCTTTACTATCAACTTTAGAAATAATCAATTTAAAAATTTTCAAATCATTAACACTAAATGCTGATACATCTCCCTTTATGAACTTATTTAGCTGAACAACTTTTCTATTTTTAAACAATTTTTTTTGTTCTTCAATCAATAATTGTTGCTTTGTATTCATATTTTTTTGAGCCATTATTCGTCCATTTACAAAAATTGAATAATAATAACTTTTTAATACTTAAAAGTTCTCAAATTTTATGTTATCTCTTCTTAAAGTTCTCAAATTTTATGTTAAAGTTTTTTTTGACTTCTCAATTTTTATGTCATTGTGAATTAACTTATACTTTTCTCATTTTATGTGTTGTGACATATATTTTGAGAACTTTTAGCTTTTTAATTTCTTATATCATCATAAATTTTATTTTTAGTTATATTCAAGCTCTATTTACTATTCTTTTAACATAGTTATCAATACTTATGTTTCCTATTTATCTATTGTTCTCATTTTGTATGTTATATAACTTCCATTTTGAACTTATCTTATATCTTCTCATTTTATATGTTGTGACATATATTTTGAGAACTTTTAGCTTTTTAATTTCTTATATCATCATAAATTTTATTTTTAGTTATATTCAAGCTCTATTTACTATTCTTTTAACATAGTTATCAATACTTATGTTTCCTATTTATCTATTGTTCTCATTTTGTATGTTATATAACTTCCATTTTGAACTTATCTTATATCTTCTCATTTTATATGTTGTGACATATATTTTGAGAACTTTTAGCTTTTTAATTTCTTATATCATCATAAATTTTATTTTTAGTTATATTCAAGCTCTATTTACTATTCTTTTAACATAGTTATCAATACTTATGTTTCCTATTTATCTATTGTTCTCATTTTGTATGTTATATAACTTCCATTTTGAACTTATCTTATATCTTCTCATTTTATATGTTGTGACATATATTTTGAGAACTTATTAATATTTCATGCTTTATACAGATGCTTTTTTTAAGATTTTTATTAAAAAAGGAAGTGAAAATAGTGTTATTATGGCTACATTCTTTATTAACATATAAAATGAGATTTAACTAATTAAACTAATCACAAAAGCCATATATTTCATTTTTCCTCATTTTAGATGTTTTAACATATATTTTGAGATGTAACTTATCTCAAAAAGTATGTTATAACATCTCTTTTGAGATTCAATATTTTTCATATTATAAGTAAGTAATAGTTCTTTAAAGCCTAAAATAAGGGATGTTGAGCGATTCATATAAAAAGCTTTATAAAAAGCTTTATAAATATTAAATAAACTCTCTAAAATAAGAGAGTTATTTTAATTTCTTTTTAATATCAGAGTATATATCTTCTATTTCTTTTAATTTTTTATCAATATATATTTTATCTTCATTTTGTAAAGATAAATATTTTTTCTTTGACAAAGTTTTTGATAGTTTATTTACATTTTCATAAATATCTAAAGTTGTGTTTATTGGTTCTTTTGATGTTTTCATATTTTCAATATAATTTTTCAATTCATTAACTGATAATTTTTTGTTTTTTAGAACATCTATAATTTTTTTAATTTCAGTTTCATCAGTTAATTTTGATTTTATAACTTTTGCTTGAGTGTAACTAATTATTTCATCAACTAATGCTTGTTTTATCAATGAATGTAATTTTAAAACAGACAATCTATCTACAAACGTAATAATATCAAAACGCCCTACCCTTTCAAAAACTTCACTTACTTGTTTATGCAGAATTTTTTCATTTTCATTTAGTGTTGTTTTACCAGCTTGAAAATTTTTGATTTTATTTATAAAACTTTTAACACTTTCTATATCATCAAAGTTACAAGCTAGTTGGATATGTTCTAATATAGATAGTGTTTCATCATAAGCATTTAAATCTTCTCTATTTAAATTTTCACTAGATCTCATAAATCTTGCAAGTTCATCAGAGACATTTTCAAGAATTATTGCAGGTACAACTTTTGCTCCATTTAATTTAAGAGCTTTTATTCTATTATCTCCATGAATTCTCTCTAATGTTCCATTATTATTTCTTAACATAACAGCATTTAAAATTCCTGTACCTAATATTCCTGCATTTTCTTTTGATAATTTCTCAATATTTTCAGCTAGTTCAAGTAATTTTGATTTTGAGTAAGAAATTCTATTATGCATAAAAATATCATTTTTTAATTTTAGTTCATGTATTTTTTCAATATCAACTAATAAAATTTCTGTAGAATTTTTTAGAACTATTTCTTGTTCAGTTTTTAGTTGTTCAATTGTGCTATCAATAGATGTAGTTCTTTGAGGTTTTGCTTTTGCCATAGTTATTCCTTAATCATTTTATTGTAGATAATTCTGATGCTATATTATCTATTTTTAGAATTAGATCTTGGTTTTGAGATCTTTGAAAATCCATTATGTAAGGAACTAAAAAATATTTTAAACTAGGAGCTTCTTGAACACAAGATTTTTGAGGAAATGAATCCATAACTTTACAAGAAAGATCTCTTAAATTCTTTGTTTCATGAAGTAGGGTAGGGATTCTTTTAATTTCTGCTAATGTTTCTTTTGAGTCACTAACCCTTTTATCAAACATATTTGGAATTAATACAATTTTTCTAAGATTAGACAAATCTTCACTTATATAGATTTTATCAAGAGTTCTGAAAAAACCAACCATTCCATCTGTATCTACATTTTTTGTTGGAATAGGAATTAAAATAGATTTTGAGCATTTTAATATTGCAGTTGTAATTATTCCAAAAGAGGGTGGGGCATCAATTATAATTTTGTCGTATTTAGATTTTAATGAATTAATAAATTCTACAAAAATATTTATTTTTTCTTCTCTTTTAAAATCATCAGATTCTGTAACAGCAAGAAGTTGATAATTTGATGGAAAAAAATCAATTTCCATTGATTCTTCAAGATAGTGAGGTTGAAGCATTTTACCTCTATTTGGATTGTCTAAATATTTAGTTGTAGTTATTGTAATAGGACTAACTTCTTTTTTTCTGAATATATTAGTAATATTACTAACATCATATTCAACAACACCATTTTCTTCATTTTGTGTGAAAGCTCCATATGTATAACCAAAAAAAGCACCTGTTAAAGTAGCTTGGGGATCTAAGTCAACTAATGCAGTTTTTAATCCTTGATTTGCATAAGAATAAGCTATTGCTTGAGAGAAAGTTGATTTTCCAACACCACCTTTTTGTACAGTAACACCATGAACATCACCAAAGTATGTTTTATCCATAAAAAATCCTTTATTCGTTTTAGAACGAGTAATAATATAATACAATTATATCATAAATTTTTTTATATCATGTAATATGTGAGATGAATTTTAAATATTTTATTCGTGTTGAAACGAATAAAATATTAATTTATAGTAAGTGTTTTTAAAAATGAAAAATCAATTACTCTGTTTTTTTCATTTAAATAACCCATAGAACGAAGCTTTTTTATATTTCTTGACAATGTTTCAGGAGCCATATTTATTAATCTTGCAATTTCTACATTTTTCTTTTTTGTAAAAATATCAGGTTCATCTTTTAATAAAGCACACACTTTTTGTGTTGAATTATAAATTAAGTTTCTATGAATATTTTGTTCAAGAGATTTCATTTTTTTTACTAACGAACCTATAATATGAAAAGATAAATCGGCATTATTTCTAAGAAGAGAAATAAATATATCTTTTTCTAAAATAGCAATTGAACAATATTCACTCACACAAATAGCTGTTGCTGGAAAAGCAGAGTTTTGAAAAGATGCCATTTCCGCTATTATCATAGGTTCACTAAAGTTATGCATAATTATCTCATTTCCCATCGAATCAGTTTTGTATAGTTTTAAATTTCCTTCAATAAGAATATAAAAAGAGTTAGCGATATCACCTTCATAAAATAGTAT
The sequence above is drawn from the Arcobacter cloacae genome and encodes:
- a CDS encoding DnaB-like helicase C-terminal domain-containing protein, whose amino-acid sequence is MDLSHSLSIERLVLSSIIFNPDEIYYVSTILEAEDFYLIAHQEIYKVMLELLKEDMPIDEDFIRKRLNNKEISDEILINILSANPITNIEAYCIEIKEDSKVRKIQELSKKIPRYISENSKSEDILFQVQKDIEIIENKTITNAISTDELISQVIKDMEDALNKGSKILGQSSGLKALDGIIGAFEDGDLIVIAARPSIGKTSLISAITIQALMDKNGVLIESLEMPAKKIMTRLIAAKSEEGLSDLKKGLVRNKNRFKESIEFFTSSNLIIHDKSYPTLTELQNRIKTVLRKNPNIKNVFVDHTGKIQLLGKTREDIEIGQISAMLKKIARDYNIRVFLLQQLNRSLESRDNKRPILSDLKNSGNIEEDADIVLGLYRDSYYKKDKKKDFNEFNLNSIEDAEIIVLKNRDGRLGTAKVSFESKCTRFIDKKEEEPLIVEFE
- a CDS encoding replication initiation protein, translating into MAQKNMNTKQQLLIEEQKKLFKNRKVVQLNKFIKGDVSAFSVNDLKIFKLIISKVDSKDSLFKDFYEITTDEIKALNINEKHLYNETRKTLKRLANIYITFDEGDSIREVGLIRNDFKFEKYTKKILINFNDDMGEYLINLKKNFFMYDLIDIVNFKFKHTIKFYEYIKSQSLNVIKLKIDTIKEILDLRNKYSRYTNFRTDVLEVIIEEINECSNTLFISYSEERVGPKVEYIIFHVKRIKSDLLLESTVIQGKNKYDYLIKKECEYLNKFHTLEKVDLDNNLIVLKEVSTENFTNIIKDDITGLEELLKILFKDDFVEEERKEQDEIQRLLSVKDFKKFKDQVISQYQGKDLANNMPGFDSDEIVAIQEDTGYLVTKSNNQVITKEESLVIWKHLYKNRDLVGKVTIKNPITDYMNKILYINKNNSFGEKEICKYMISDIKEELDDSGNLKYRVYIQDIQDPLQDVEKSKSLLTIEQLELFVRENSKVKE
- a CDS encoding ParB/RepB/Spo0J family partition protein is translated as MAKAKPQRTTSIDSTIEQLKTEQEIVLKNSTEILLVDIEKIHELKLKNDIFMHNRISYSKSKLLELAENIEKLSKENAGILGTGILNAVMLRNNNGTLERIHGDNRIKALKLNGAKVVPAIILENVSDELARFMRSSENLNREDLNAYDETLSILEHIQLACNFDDIESVKSFINKIKNFQAGKTTLNENEKILHKQVSEVFERVGRFDIITFVDRLSVLKLHSLIKQALVDEIISYTQAKVIKSKLTDETEIKKIIDVLKNKKLSVNELKNYIENMKTSKEPINTTLDIYENVNKLSKTLSKKKYLSLQNEDKIYIDKKLKEIEDIYSDIKKKLK
- a CDS encoding ParA family protein, whose protein sequence is MDKTYFGDVHGVTVQKGGVGKSTFSQAIAYSYANQGLKTALVDLDPQATLTGAFFGYTYGAFTQNEENGVVEYDVSNITNIFRKKEVSPITITTTKYLDNPNRGKMLQPHYLEESMEIDFFPSNYQLLAVTESDDFKREEKINIFVEFINSLKSKYDKIIIDAPPSFGIITTAILKCSKSILIPIPTKNVDTDGMVGFFRTLDKIYISEDLSNLRKIVLIPNMFDKRVSDSKETLAEIKRIPTLLHETKNLRDLSCKVMDSFPQKSCVQEAPSLKYFLVPYIMDFQRSQNQDLILKIDNIASELSTIK
- a CDS encoding Crp/Fnr family transcriptional regulator → MYEILKKIDFFSLLNNKEIEAISNSCQIVTLTKENILFYEGDIANSFYILIEGNLKLYKTDSMGNEIIMHNFSEPMIIAEMASFQNSAFPATAICVSEYCSIAILEKDIFISLLRNNADLSFHIIGSLVKKMKSLEQNIHRNLIYNSTQKVCALLKDEPDIFTKKKNVEIARLINMAPETLSRNIKKLRSMGYLNEKNRVIDFSFLKTLTIN